Genomic DNA from Blastopirellula sediminis:
GACCTTGTCTTCAAACACAAAGCCGTCGCCGCCATCTTCCATCGGCTCCATGACGCCGACGATATGGCCGTACTGGCCAGAACCGCCGGTTTGCTTCTTGTGCTTGTAGTTGAACTCAACGGCCTTGGTCGGGGCTTCGCGGTACGAAACCTTCGGCGGACCGGTGACGACTTCCACTTTGTACTCGCGGCGAATGCGTTCGACATAAACTTCGAGGTGCAATTCGCCCATGCCCGCGATCAGGGTTTCCTTCGTTTCTTCGTCGGTAAAGACGTGGAACGTCGGGTCTTCCTTGCGGAAACGTTGCAGGGCCTTGCCCAATTTGTCGCTGTCGTCGCGGCTCTTCGGCGCGACCGAAATCTTGATCACCGGAGTCGGCACAAAGATGCTTTCCAGCGAGCAGTAGTTTCGTTCCGAAGCGTAGGTATCGCCTGACGCGCAGTCGATGCCCATCACGGCGACGATGTCGCCAGCGGTGGCGAAATCGATTTCTTCACGCTTGTCGGAGTGCATCCGCACGATACGCGAGAAGCGATCGTTTTTGCCGGTACGCTGATTGACGTAGCCTTTGCCCTTTTCGATCTTGCCCTGGTAAATCCGCATGAAGGTCAACTGACCGTACGGATCTTCCACGATCTTGAACGCCATGCCGACGAACGGCGCGTCGTTGTCGCAAGTGAGCGGGATCAACTTGGTCGGATCGGTGACGTCCTTCGCCTTGTATTCAATTTCCAACGGCGAGGGCAGGTAACGAGTCACCGCGTCCAACAGCGGCTGCACGCACTTGTTCTTATAGGCCGAGCCCATGAAGACCGGGGTGATGTTCAGGCCAATGACCGCATCGTGGGTCACTTTGTGAATCAATTCGGTCGACGGTTCTTCCTCGGCCAGCAACATTTCCATCAACTCATCACTGTAGAGCGAGAGCGATTCGAGCATGTGCTGACGAGCGGCTTTCGCCTTTTCGAGCAGATTGGCCGGAATTTCAGCTTCTTTGACGATTTCGCCCTGGGCGCCTTCGTTGTAGATCGCCTTCATTTCGACCAGGTCGACCACGCCTTCCAGCTTGTCTTCCAATCCGATCGGAATCTGGAACGCGATGGCGTCGACGCCCAGCTTGTCGCGCATCTGCTGGATGACTTTGTCTGGGTTGGCGCCAGTGCGGTCCATCTTGTTGATGAACGCCAGACGCGGAACCTTGTAGCGCTTCATCTGGCGATCGACCGTCAACGATTGGGCCTGCACGCCGCCGACCGAGCAAAGCACCAACACGGCGCCGTCGAGCACGCGGAGGCTGCGTTCCACTTCGACCGTAAAGTCGACGTGGCCAGGAGTGTCGATCAAGTTGATCGGGTGACCTTTCCATTCGACGCTGGTCGCGGCGCTGGTAATCGTAATGCCGCGCTCTTTTTCGAGCTCCATGTGGTCCATGGTCGCACCGTCGCCGCCGCCGCGGACGTCTTCGATCTTATGAATACGACCGCTGTAGAACAGAATGCGCTCACTAAGGGTCGTTTTTCCAGAGTCGATATGAGCGGAAATGCCGATGTTTCGCAGTTTGGCGAGGTTCATAGTAAAAGAGTTCAAAAAAGGTCGAGGTTAAAGGAAAACAACGGAAGCGCGAGCGCTCTGAAATCTGTGGGATCCGACGCAGGTCGGGGGAGAGAAGTCCCAAGGGACGGAGCCGTAGCGAGAGACCTGCGCGAGACAATCTTAATGGATTGGGCGAAACGGACTAGGTCACTTGTGCCGTCCGTTGGCAGCGCACGTCGAACGCCGGGCTAGGCGCGAATTCCTGGACCGACCGTGATCGGACGGCGTTTGGGCAGTCGAGTTTCCACCAAGGAAAACATAGGAATCGCGTCTCGCAAAATCGTAAGTGCTTCAGAGCTACGGCTTTAGCCAGGGAAGTCACTGTCATTTATAGACAGTGATGGTCAATGGCATCCATCTTCCCATTATCCCCGTCTCGTCCGCAAAGTCTAGCCAAGAATCTTCCATCCGGGTAGACAAAATTCATTTACTTTTTACTCAGAAGCGGGAATTACCGAGAAGGTTCGCGAAACGGCTGCTTGGAACTGTAGAGTTTGATCCGTGCGTCAATCTGCTTGGCGTGCGGCTCGGTGGCGATCGCTTTCGCTTGTTCCGCCGTTTTGACCGCCTCGTCAAATTGCCCGAAGTTCGCCTGGGCGGCGGCCACGGTGTCCAAGTACCGTGCGTCTGGCGCGTCGAGCTGGGCCGCCGCTTCGGCCGACAATTGCAGGGCTTGCTCCGCGTCGCGGAGATTGGCTTGTGGACACGTAGCCATCACCCAAGCCATTCCCTGTTTAACGCGGGCCATTTGGGGATCTAGCTGAAGCGCCATGCGGTAATCTCGCAGGGCGCGGTCCCAATAGCCTAGATCGCTGTAGGCGTCGGCCCGATTGGCGTATCCCAAGGGATCTTTTGGCGAAACGCGGATCGCCTGGCCGAAGTCGGCGAGGGCGGCCTGATAATTCTCAGCCAGGTACTGGGCGTTTCCGCGGCTGTTGAACGCCCCGGAGTCGGTCGGTTTCAGCTGAATGGCGCGGCTGTAGTCGGAGATCGCTTGTTGCATCCTCCCGGCCTGATAGTGGAGTTCGCCCCGGTTGAACCAGGAATTGGCGTACTTCGGATTCAGTTCGATCGCCAGGGTAAAGTCCTGGAGCGCCTCTTCGCTCTTTCCGGCGGCGGCCAGGCTGACGCCGCGATTGTGGACGGCGGAGGACATCTTCGGTTGCAGTTTGACGGCCGCGTCGAAGTCGGCAAGGGCGGCCGCATCGAGCTTCGCCGCCTCTTCCGTATCGGTTGTGGCGGCGCCTTTTTCGGCGATCGCTTCACCGCGTTTGTTGTGCGCCCAGGCGTTCAGTTGCGCGAAGTATTGTTCGTGTTCGCTCGGCAAATCGAGCGTTTCCGCTTCGCTGCAGATGTTGATGATAGCGCCATATTCTTCTTCCCCTTTGGCCGACTTGGCCAGATCGGCGGCGCTGCGGACCAACTCGTTGATTCGTGGGGCGTCATCCGCCAGGGCAGGGGAAATGCCAGAGAACGTTAGCGTTACGGCGACGATGAAAGTCAGGAGGAGTGCGCGCATGTTTACTTCCGGGGCTGAGATAAATTGCGACGGCTGCGAACGTTTTCTCTTCAGGTTACAGCGAAAATACCCCTCATTCCAGTTTGGTTTGTAGCGATCGGAGCGATTACGGCGTATTTACGGCGCGACGAGCCCAGGATGTTTCTTTTTCGCAACTGTTTCTTTTTGACAGCAAACGCGAATGGGGTAGCGTTTAGCGGCGTGGAAGTGGCATTACGGAGGCAGAACAATGATTATGGAGAGCAACCCGCAACTCGATCCGATTTCTGAATTCGGCGCAGCGCGGGGACGAGTTCTGATTTGCGACGACGATTGGTCGCAGCGAGAGTTGCTGACGCTAATCTTGCGCAAGAACGGGTTCGAGACGCTCGACACCGGACTTGGCGACGAATGTCGGCGATACGCCGCGAGCGAGCCGATCTCGGCCGTGCTCTTGGACATCGATCTGCCCGACGCTAGCGGACTGGACATTTGCGAAGAGCTCTCCGACGCTCAATCGACCCATCAGTTGCCGATTATCTTGATTAGCGGCATGGATCAGGCCGACATTGTGCGTTCGGCTCGTCGCCATGGAGCCCGCTTTTTCCTGCAAAAACCGTATGATCCAGCGGCGGTAATCGCC
This window encodes:
- the fusA gene encoding elongation factor G; amino-acid sequence: MNLAKLRNIGISAHIDSGKTTLSERILFYSGRIHKIEDVRGGGDGATMDHMELEKERGITITSAATSVEWKGHPINLIDTPGHVDFTVEVERSLRVLDGAVLVLCSVGGVQAQSLTVDRQMKRYKVPRLAFINKMDRTGANPDKVIQQMRDKLGVDAIAFQIPIGLEDKLEGVVDLVEMKAIYNEGAQGEIVKEAEIPANLLEKAKAARQHMLESLSLYSDELMEMLLAEEEPSTELIHKVTHDAVIGLNITPVFMGSAYKNKCVQPLLDAVTRYLPSPLEIEYKAKDVTDPTKLIPLTCDNDAPFVGMAFKIVEDPYGQLTFMRIYQGKIEKGKGYVNQRTGKNDRFSRIVRMHSDKREEIDFATAGDIVAVMGIDCASGDTYASERNYCSLESIFVPTPVIKISVAPKSRDDSDKLGKALQRFRKEDPTFHVFTDEETKETLIAGMGELHLEVYVERIRREYKVEVVTGPPKVSYREAPTKAVEFNYKHKKQTGGSGQYGHIVGVMEPMEDGGDGFVFEDKVSQGRIPKEYIPAVQKGFEDVLAKGPVAEFPVVGLKVILQDGSYHDVDSSEMAFRICAQGCFRENFMKMKPTLLEPIMKVEIEVPEQYQGPVTGDAIAKRGMVTSTDSNGETSVITAEIPLSCMFGYSTVLRSMTQGQGTFSMEFDSYKPTPSNIQEEVVAERKREKEANAK
- a CDS encoding tetratricopeptide repeat protein, with translation MRALLLTFIVAVTLTFSGISPALADDAPRINELVRSAADLAKSAKGEEEYGAIINICSEAETLDLPSEHEQYFAQLNAWAHNKRGEAIAEKGAATTDTEEAAKLDAAALADFDAAVKLQPKMSSAVHNRGVSLAAAGKSEEALQDFTLAIELNPKYANSWFNRGELHYQAGRMQQAISDYSRAIQLKPTDSGAFNSRGNAQYLAENYQAALADFGQAIRVSPKDPLGYANRADAYSDLGYWDRALRDYRMALQLDPQMARVKQGMAWVMATCPQANLRDAEQALQLSAEAAAQLDAPDARYLDTVAAAQANFGQFDEAVKTAEQAKAIATEPHAKQIDARIKLYSSKQPFREPSR
- a CDS encoding response regulator, encoding MIMESNPQLDPISEFGAARGRVLICDDDWSQRELLTLILRKNGFETLDTGLGDECRRYAASEPISAVLLDIDLPDASGLDICEELSDAQSTHQLPIILISGMDQADIVRSARRHGARFFLQKPYDPAAVIALLERALDETSPW